The nucleotide window ctaaccctaaccggTCAACAATAACCTTTTCAAAATGGGATGTGATGGTGGCACTATCCCTAAAAGACACGAATTGGTGAAAGGCCCGAAGAAAGTGGAAAAGGTGTTCGTTATTATGTTATAGTTATGAGGTTACGTAGATTGTGGACTGATGCTAGCTAATGCTAAGCTAGGTCAGTCATGACAAACTAACGTTACTTTAACTAAGTTAATTTGGGTTCTGTTGTATATTCATTTTGCTAACATTTTTGAATATTAAGCTTTGCATGTGATGTTACTAATTATGGCATTATCACTTAGTCTTAGGCTATAACATTATCACTAAGGCTAGCATtgctatacaatataataacaatacaacTTACGTTATGCTAGTTGTATTTTTTTGCCAAACTGTTAACCCTTCCATTTAGCTTCCTGGTAACATACGCTGAAAATGAATGTGTAAGTTAATACTTCTATGTACCTTGCCTGGCCAGGTGGACAAGAATGCAGAACTATTTGCCAAATGGAAATATTGCGCCCTGACCCAGGAGAAACTCAAACGGCCCATCATCACGTGTGAACTGGGAAGGTAACACCACTCTAGGTTTTTCCTTTCCTGAGAAGAATGTATCAATATCATGACAAAATgaatcaataatcaatcaaaATGAATCTTATTGGGCATGCCCAAAAagtaacatatattttttaaacataataaTTGACTTTCCTGTAGACTCTACAACAAAGATGCTGTCATTGAGTATCTTCTTGATAAAACCGCTGAGAGACCACACGCAGACGTTGTTTCTCACATCCGTGGGATGAAGGTAATGTTTAAAGCATAGCTTGTTaaattttttttaccatttaccaAATCCTAGAGGTTTCCTTTTATGTAGTCTATACCCCTTGTATTCATCAGGATATCCAGGAGCTGAATTTCACAGATAACCCGGAATGGGAAGGCGAAGGTAGAATCTCTAAAGGAGACCGTTACGAGGACATGCACCTTGCCATGTTCATTTGTCCCGTGGTGGGCCTGGAGATGAGCGGCAAACACAGGTCAGTGAAGATTGAggaaaaaatacatacatttgaaTGTTTGTGGAATATATTCTCAATTATATATGTTCCATCTAGTAGAGCTGGCCCAAATACATCATTTCAAGCTTTGAATATAGCTGTTACGTTTCCAAACGAATATCCTTATATTAGGTCAAGAAAAACATAAAGAAACAATGTACATTCACAGAAAGCAGGTGGAGACGACTTCTACTGAATCAAGTTTTAAAGGTCCGCTGGCATGAAAAtccctttatgaggttttctaacattaatatgagttcccctagcctgcctatggtcccccagtacctagaaatggcgttaggtataaaacgagcactaggtatcctgctccgcctttgaaaaatgaatgctCCGATTTcgaatttggccccatatgtcgtcatgaGGGGCAAAggcacctcccctttctctgcctagcccgcccagagaatttggcccgccactgagacaatgagctacaacCGTGCAAGTGccacatatatgtgtgtgtgtgaatacacacaatgTAAGGCAAgggttgtacacttctttgttagttagataaccgttctgctgttgtgaGGGCGCCTAACACGTTGCGATTGTCTCCCACCGGAGCCCCGCTaaccccgctgcccgctgctgaGGCACCactgccgcgaggcaccaccgttGGAGCCCCGCTGTCCGCTgctgaggcaccaccgccgcgaggccCCACCGCCATGGGGCGTTGGTGCCTCGGCAGTGGGCAGCAGTGCTCCGCCGGGAGACAAtcgtgggcaacaatccctttctcctccatgtcatggtTCAGTCTATTCAGCtcgattgatgtggaagtggaggattatctcagccatggttgagaaggaatttgggggaaaggaactttggctttggctTTGATAatctatattatatgatatagatatctatgtataatatgatattatttagatattgagctccaggactcccgccggagcacccggagtgttctagataTTTAccgaacacggccaaaagctgtgtgggCCTCGCCATTACGATACATCCACTATAAACACGAGCGTATGATACCGTGGCcccaagctgctcagggccacacccccaccctccaccttgacctgCCTCTAAAACACGGCActtttgtggaaagctcattgggggactggctcgtagtggctgtaatccTGCACCAAgtctgaatttcttgaacgccttcaagtactgtattaggggcccacttgcacctatataaaagcatccataaagtagcatgccatgggacctttaatcaGCTGATagttttttccatttttatttcTAAAGTGGTTCAGTTGGATtcaaaaaacaaatgtgttattttaataATGCAGAATAGCAAAACAACAATATCACGTCAGTGGCTTTCGGATCCACTCATCAGGTCGCTCCCAACGTTGTGCCTCAATGCAGCCGAAACGTTTCTGACCACACATTTCCGTATTAtgagagtaggcctactttcaATAATCACAAAGCAGAAGCTGGTTTGAGCATTGTGAAAGGTTTTGAATAAATATGACGGATTGTGTGATATAATCACACAGGTGCTACACTGCCATCTGGGGGATGGATAgctaaaaaaggaaaaacatggCTACCCGTTCTATACATATTTACTGAATAACCAACACGTTATTATCAGTAGGTAGATCTTTTTGATGTGCTTTGGACTCATTTgaacatcctcatcctcatcgtcatccgcttatccggggtcgggtcgcggggggagcagctcaagcagggggccccagacttccctttcccgggccacattgaccagctctgacggggggatcccgaggcgttcccaggccagtgttgagatataatctctccaactaatcctgggtcttccccgaggtctcctccccactggacgtgcctgaaacacctcccaaggaaggcgcccagtgggcatccttaccagatgcccgaaccacctcaactgactcctttctaagtaaaggagcagcggctctaatccgagttcctcacggatggctgagcttctcaccctatccctaagggagacgccagccacccttctgagaaaactcatctcggccgcttgtacccgcgatctcgtcctttcggtcatcacccagccctcatgaccataggtgaggataggaacgaagatcgaccggtagatcgagagctttgccttgcggctcagctctcttttcgttacaacggtgcggtaaagcgaacgcaataccgcccccgctgctccgattctccggccaatctcacgctccatagtaccctcactcgcgaacaagaccccgaggtacttgaactccttcacttgggctaaggactcatttcctacccggagtaagcaatccaccggtttcctgctaagagtcatggcctcagatttagcggtgctgatcctcatcccagccgcttcacactcggccgccagccgatccagtgagtgctgaaggtcacaggccgatgatccaatgaggaccacatcatctgcaaaaagcagtgacgagatcctcagaccaccgaactgcaacccctccccaccacgactacgcctcgatatcctgtccatgtatatcacaaacaggattggtgacaaggcgcagccctggcggagaccagcacccactgagaacgaaactgactggctgccgagaacacgaacacagctctcgctttgggagtacaaagattggatggccctgaggatagacccccttaccccatactcccgcagcacctcccacagtttctcccgggggacccggtcatacgccttctccagatccacaaaacacatgtagaccggatgggcatactcccaggccccctccaggatccttgcgagagtgaagagctggtccgtagttccacgtccggggcgaaaaccgcattgttcctcttcaatctgaggttcgacgatcggccgaaccctcctttccagcaccttggagtagactttaccagggaggctgagaagtgtgatacccccaCTCATTTGAACATATAACTGCTTAATTAATGTAGTATTAAAACCATTAACTGGCTGGGTGCTTCATGGATTACATATCCTCACGCTGGATGGTAGTCAAAGTGCTACCGGAATATTTGAATAATATTTGAATGGCTATCTACAAATCTAATGCTGTGTCTGAAATCACGCACTAACGTAAGTGCACTTGAGTGCAATTCATTATCCCTAGAGTACAATTTCTTATAGGCGCAGTGCTCTCATTTCTACATTACACTGTCAAAACAGCCATCGCGCACCTACCGGTTTGCAATTTTACGGTTCTAGCTTGGAATCGtgcgcttcttttcagattctTTAAATGTTACACGCAGTACTTTTTTAGATATTCTACTCTTAAAatactatcttttttttaacatgggagagCCGTCCTCCCATACGTCAAACTGTTTAAGgcgtaactaaatcaattttcaaccgtttatcatcgttcaaaccattataCAAATCTGCACACTTGtgtcttcaataatatctattCAATAataacagaatttcgatatcatttaaactttcttcagaatcacagttttagtttcataacGGCttagttttcagctgttttcattgaagacgtctgcccattctgacactccTACTTCTTAAGACATCATAACTCAATCAtttttttcaaccgtttacctttgttcaaaccatttaacaaatctacacacttgtactTGAATAATATCCAAACAGAATTTCTATataatttaaactttattcaaatgcattttagtttcataccggctttcttttcagttggtctcattgatttacgttgacgctggagcgtgaggacgttcagcagtgttgccagattgggcagtttttcattcagctgtcactttatttgttttcgACCATTTATactttcttaaatggtgtgcatgtttacattgtttactccatttagacttttgaacttttgttcaaattccttcactttattttttttgtaggcctaattcagcactcaccgcattttctgcaggaaatgcattttctagttattattattaatcaagTTATAACTTTTACCTCTAGGTTTTGCTACCTCCAGaaatgtggctgtgtgttttcaGACCGGGCCCTAAGGGAGGTAAAGTCAGAGATCTGCCACAAGGTAAGAAAAAGCTTTCTAAAAccaaaattatgttttttatcaaatgataaACAATGGCAAAGCAATATTGTACAGGGACTGTCAGGTGCCATCTGCGGTAACCCCTTCATGCTGATGATGATTACGAGCCTTTATTAAGTTATAATTCAGTAATTTTTCCATTTCCTCATTTAGTTCTTATAATTATATTCATTCGTCATAAAGAAACGCAATGGTCCCCCTGTGGCTAGGACACAGTGTACAATGGAGGTCCAGCTTTTATCATGTTTGTGCATCGCAGAAAAATAACATCCTAGCTTAATTGATGCTCTTTGTCTGCTGATGAGATGTGATTGTCCTTGCATGGTCAGTTTGTGGCTAAAATATGGAGTCTGGCCAAATGCATAAGCCCAACATTTACCCTGACTACCCACTTGTAACACACCATAAAATGTATCGACCTACACATGCATTTATATTGCAATGCTGAGTAATGATAACTGATGAATCAATGGGCCACTAATTGATAATAGATCGACGTCCAAAGCCAATACAGTTTGCTTTTGTTACTTTTTTAATACCCCTCTACAGCATACAACAGTTTGTACACAGTATGTACCCACTAATTTTAGGTCTTCATACAACTTTAATGACattctttaattaaattaaacaaagaTCTTGAGCAAGTAATGAATAACTTTTGTCCAGGCATGATCAGATAATGGTTTCGTGCAGTGCATGACATGTCCAAAAATAGCTATAGAACCTTGTTCCCTGAGCTTTTTGGGAGAGAGAATGTCTGGTCGCGTTTCTTTTACTGTGGGAAAATTGAAGAGTAGTAGACCGCTAAATCCCTCATGAATTGTTgggtaaaacaaaaacaaccaaacaaaacagaacATCGGCACCATGGGAACCAGATAGCTTGCTCTACATTTGGTCTGAAGATACTATGGGTTTCATTTAAGAGCTGACAGGAAGCGGACTATCTCCTATATTAGAGTACAGGGATTAGAGTACAATCCAATGGATCCAATACATTGACATTAAATTAACATAATATGACTCATTCCCAGTAACTAAGCAACCTCTTGGTACACAGGCAATTTACAGTGTGCATAAAAACCAAACGTACATACATATATGGAGGCGTGGCATATTATGTTGCGCTGTGGATATCCCAAGCCAACATATACCACTTAGAGCATGGACATTTCCGGCAATCACCCAAGTGCCGATACCATGCTCTCTTATTCTTTCACACAGAGACTATTTTTAATAGTTCATGCAGCTGATGagaaacagctgtgtgtgtgtgtgttccttgcaCGCTCCATGCAGGCATTGACTACAGGTTAAGTGCTCCTCTCTGCCAGGGATTTTCCGGCAAGTGTGGCAATACCAGTAAATGCTCTGACTCTCGGATAAGAAAAATCTGTTTTCATCCAGGACCCCAAAAGCCTGGATCTTAAGGGCTCTTTATAGTTCAGAGATcatgcaacgcaagggggttacggaccccttgcggaccctccttgcgtacACTGCAAGGGctggacgtgcgcctcccaaaaatttgaaccttccgtcgaggcgacgcagcagcaagggctgtgattagtCCGCTAACTAAAACACGACGCAGATGCATATACGTTCACGTCTGTgcggtcattgcgttgcgggaacgtgggaccataaaaaGGCCTTTACTTCTCTCCTGAAATTTGCATAATCCAAGTTGAACACAGGCTAACCAGTTAAACCTGTACTCTGCAGGGTATTTACATCTGTGGTTGCAAGTGGTGTATGCATCTGCATCTTGCAGTATTGTTGGTGTATGGCAGAACAATATTTGTTTCCTTTTGTTAAGGTGAAAACATGAAGATGTTTTTCTTCTTGCTGATGTGGAAAATGATAAATCTTGGTAAATCTTAATATATGGTATTTATGAAAAATAGTTCACATTTCATGTTATTTCCCCCCCTGTTGGGTATAAAGCAGTTCAACCAAATGATAGTGATAATAATGTGTTAAGTTGGAATGGTTGGGAAATTTTCCATTTTATTACAATCTTTTTAACGAAATTTTAAAGAagaacattttacattttaaaagggTAATTTTAGTGgccaaaaagtgtgtgtgtgtgtgtgtgtgtgtgtgtgtgtgttccttgcaGCCATTGACTACAGATTAAGTGTTTCTCTTTGCTAGTGATTTTCCGGCAAGTTTGGCAACACCAGTAAATGCTCTAATTTTCGGATAAGAAAATATCTGAGTTGTGACTTGCCTTTCCCACATTTCATCCAGGACCCCAAAACCCTGGAAACTAAATTGCCAAATTTGGATCCTTCATCTCCCCTGATAAAAATTTAAATGCTAATTTTAGTGGCcaaaaagtggtgtgtgtgtgtgctcttagGTGCATGTGAGGGAAGTAAACGCGCATGCATTCCTGTGTGACATACAATCTGTATCACCAGCAC belongs to Gadus morhua chromosome 13, gadMor3.0, whole genome shotgun sequence and includes:
- the rtf2 gene encoding replication termination factor 2; the encoded protein is MGCDGGTIPKRHELVKGPKKVEKVDKNAELFAKWKYCALTQEKLKRPIITCELGRLYNKDAVIEYLLDKTAERPHADVVSHIRGMKDIQELNFTDNPEWEGEGRISKGDRYEDMHLAMFICPVVGLEMSGKHRFCYLQKCGCVFSDRALREVKSEICHKCGEQFKAEDIVVLNGTKEDVEKLKQRMEAKRAQAKKTKKSKKSKVAETVAGVSELKEKTTSGPDSQGTCSTQEGSESTAPVPAPVPAPEVAGPSVSSGSSIAKGAKAAAASISKRSYQEMGEKSEVFKSLFTTHTSAKRTKDQTSNWVTHTPYHF